A single region of the Streptomyces sp. NBC_01262 genome encodes:
- a CDS encoding DUF3303 family protein, with the protein MRMLLTARFNTEAANQLVTEGTLSKVIEGILEHLKPESSYFTAMEGERTCFIVFDMTESSQLPTICEPFFQVGAKVAVRPVMNAEDLRTGLSQYPG; encoded by the coding sequence ATGCGCATGCTCCTGACCGCCCGCTTCAACACCGAGGCCGCGAACCAGCTTGTCACCGAGGGCACCCTGTCCAAGGTCATCGAGGGCATCCTCGAACACCTCAAGCCCGAATCCTCCTACTTCACCGCCATGGAGGGCGAGCGCACCTGCTTCATCGTCTTCGACATGACGGAGTCCTCGCAGCTGCCCACCATCTGTGAGCCCTTCTTCCAGGTCGGCGCCAAGGTGGCGGTCCGCCCCGTCATGAACGCCGAGGACCTGCGCACCGGCCTTTCCCAGTACCCCGGCTGA